TTTGCTATTGCAAATCTTGGTCTTGATGCAATCATTAAGTATTCAGTTCCAGTACTGGTAATCTTGTACCCAATCACCATCGCCATTGTGATGATTGTGATTGTTAATAAGTTTGTCGCCCTATCAAAACCAGGTATGCAGTTAACTATTGGGCTTGTTACAGCGATTGCTCTTGCAAGCGTCCTTGGAAGTTCTTTTAAGATTGAGTTTCTAGCAAATCTCGTCAATGCTCTTCCATTTGCAGCTGCCTCTCTACCATGGCTAGTGCCAGCTATTATCGGAATCTTGCTTTCACTGGTTCTACCAAACAAGCAAGAGAGTGATGTTTTTGAGATGGAATAAAAAAATAGAAATCACTTTTGTAAGTCAACTTTACAGGAGTGATTTTTCTTTTTTCCTCTCTACTGAAATATGCTATAATAGGTAGCAAAAGAGGTGAAGAAATGAATCAGACTATAAACTATATCAAAGAACTAACCGCTATTACATCTCCGACGGGCTTTACTCGTGAGATTTCAGAATACCTAGTCCATACTTTAGAAGAGCTTGGTTACCAGCCGGTTCGTACAGCCAAGGGCGGTGTCAATGTGGCCATTAAAGGTCAAAATGATGAACAACATCGCTATGTGACTGCCCATGTGGATACACTCGGAGCTATTGTCCGTGCTGTCAAACCAGACGGTCGTCTCAAAATGGACCGTGTCGGTGGTTTCCCTTGGAACATGATTGAAGGGGAGAACTGTACGGTTCATGTGGCTAGCACAGGTAAAAAGGTATCTGGAACCATCCTCATCCACCAGACTTCTTGCCATGTCTACAAGGATGCAGGAACTGCAGAACGCACACAGGACAATATGGAAGTGCGTTTGGATGCAAAAGTGACCAATGAAAAAGAAACTCGTGCTCTTGGAATTGAGGTCGGTGATTTTATCAGCTTTGACCCGCGAACTGTCGTGACAGAG
Above is a window of Streptococcus oralis subsp. dentisani DNA encoding:
- a CDS encoding M42 family metallopeptidase yields the protein MNQTINYIKELTAITSPTGFTREISEYLVHTLEELGYQPVRTAKGGVNVAIKGQNDEQHRYVTAHVDTLGAIVRAVKPDGRLKMDRVGGFPWNMIEGENCTVHVASTGKKVSGTILIHQTSCHVYKDAGTAERTQDNMEVRLDAKVTNEKETRALGIEVGDFISFDPRTVVTETGFIKSRHLDDKVSAAILLNLLRVYKEEGIALPVTTHFAFSVFEEVGHGANSNIPAQVVEYLAVDMGAMGDDQQTDEYTVSICVKDASGPYHYDFRQHLVALAKEQDIPFKLDIYPFYGSDASAAMSAGAEVKHALLGAGIESSHSYERTHIDSVVATERMVDAYLKSALVD